In the genome of Bryobacteraceae bacterium, one region contains:
- a CDS encoding threonine synthase: MTTLSHLECSLCGKRHDAGIAHNLCACGGPLLVRYDLEKAKSGWSREWLMRAPATMWRYAPVLPVNKPENMISLGEGFTPLVRARRLGARLGTTQLWVKDEGLNPTGSFKARGLSCAVSMCAELGVKKIALGSAGNAASASAAYAAAAGIECHIFMPKDVPQSNYVECKAFGAQVTLIDGLISDCGRIVVERKEAEGWFEVNTLKEPYRIEGKKTMGYEVAEQFHWKLPDVIFYPTGGGVGLIGMWKAFEEMEALGWIGSQRPKMIAVQVEGCQPVVKAFEEGKDRSEFWQNAYTVASGLRVPKPLGDFLILQAVRASGGCAIAVSDEEMLDAGIELASDEGMFAAPEGAACVAALRKLIASGFLKPEEKMVIYNTGAGLKYLEAYSTRFPRTAAGDGDKLGGLITPR, encoded by the coding sequence ATGACCACACTTTCCCACCTCGAATGCAGCCTTTGCGGCAAGCGCCACGACGCCGGAATCGCACACAATCTGTGCGCTTGCGGAGGACCGCTTCTGGTCCGCTACGACCTCGAGAAGGCCAAGTCCGGATGGAGCCGCGAATGGCTGATGCGCGCGCCGGCCACCATGTGGCGTTATGCGCCCGTGTTGCCGGTGAACAAACCGGAGAATATGATCTCGCTCGGCGAAGGTTTCACGCCGCTGGTGCGGGCGCGCCGCCTCGGAGCACGTCTCGGAACGACGCAGCTTTGGGTGAAGGACGAAGGTCTCAACCCCACCGGATCGTTCAAGGCGCGCGGGCTTTCCTGCGCGGTGTCGATGTGCGCCGAACTGGGCGTGAAAAAGATCGCGCTCGGCTCGGCCGGCAACGCCGCCTCGGCGTCGGCGGCCTACGCGGCGGCCGCCGGAATCGAGTGTCACATCTTCATGCCGAAGGACGTGCCGCAATCGAACTACGTGGAATGCAAGGCGTTCGGCGCGCAGGTGACGCTGATCGACGGGCTGATCAGCGACTGCGGACGGATCGTCGTCGAGCGCAAGGAAGCCGAGGGCTGGTTCGAGGTCAACACGCTCAAGGAGCCCTATCGCATCGAAGGCAAGAAGACCATGGGTTACGAAGTGGCGGAACAGTTTCACTGGAAGCTCCCCGATGTCATCTTCTACCCCACCGGCGGTGGAGTGGGGCTCATCGGGATGTGGAAGGCCTTCGAAGAGATGGAGGCGCTCGGCTGGATCGGCTCGCAGCGGCCGAAAATGATCGCCGTTCAGGTGGAAGGTTGCCAGCCGGTGGTGAAGGCGTTCGAGGAAGGCAAGGACCGGAGCGAGTTCTGGCAGAACGCTTACACCGTGGCGAGCGGATTGCGCGTGCCCAAGCCGCTGGGCGATTTCCTGATCCTGCAGGCCGTCCGCGCGAGCGGCGGCTGCGCGATTGCCGTTTCCGACGAAGAGATGCTCGACGCGGGAATCGAACTCGCGTCGGACGAAGGCATGTTCGCCGCGCCGGAGGGCGCGGCCTGCGTGGCGGCGCTGAGAAAGCTGATCGCCTCGGGCTTCCTCAAGCCGGAAGAGAAGATGGTGATCTACAACACCGGCGCCGGGTTGAAGTACCTCGAAGCCTACTCCACCCGGTTTCCGCGCACGGCGGCCGGGGACGGCGACAAGCTCGGCGGGTTGATCACACCCCGCTGA
- a CDS encoding response regulator: MINSLGFAPAGVSLLQRATVVGLGCFHKTSLASASAGGLPELALFAVPAAVLLLAVACLLILKRHCYRRLREMSRLAVEHSAAAGERNHLFSETSDLVYIGDLSGNPIQLNPVWMRMFGHEPDSLTRQGSVESFIPTPDVEQVQAHVRGLIADGQPRRWNGRVRTVSGDIRWIAWTLKLLPEASRFLAIGHDITEFHDTADESAQRNADLFDALAAARSAMEEKSRFLATTGHEIRTPLHGILGMTELLLTTRLTPEQRGYAQTVRDSSESLMGLLNDLLEYSRIEARGIEIHNAPYNPRDLVHAVVQLMTPKAAEKGLRIESEFAPGLSGLAAGDSGRVRQVLTNLVSNAVRFTDRGSIRIVAAPGAAPGWLLMKVIDTGIGIAQGDQDRIFDPFLQLPGAHRKGGSGLGLSISKQLVEAMGGKISVESTRNAGSTFWFEIPLAARRSGSDGDGEAARRRVLVVEDNLVNQTLTRRLLEKNGYRVDVCENGVEALAATSNTNYDLILMDLQMPEMDGLTATEAIRGCEEAGPRRTPIVALTASVMPNDVERCRAAGMDDYLSKPFTPEALRAKVERWTRQHEPAISGV; encoded by the coding sequence GTGATCAATAGCCTTGGCTTCGCGCCAGCAGGTGTCTCCCTGTTGCAGCGTGCAACGGTCGTCGGGCTCGGTTGCTTCCACAAAACTTCACTCGCGTCGGCGTCGGCGGGCGGCCTGCCCGAACTGGCGCTGTTCGCGGTTCCGGCAGCGGTGTTGTTGTTGGCCGTTGCCTGCCTGCTGATTCTCAAGCGCCACTGTTACAGGCGGCTCCGTGAGATGTCGCGACTGGCGGTGGAGCACTCGGCCGCGGCCGGCGAACGGAATCACTTGTTCTCGGAGACATCGGATCTCGTATATATCGGAGATTTATCCGGAAATCCGATTCAATTGAACCCGGTTTGGATGCGGATGTTCGGGCACGAGCCCGACAGCCTCACCCGGCAAGGAAGCGTCGAGTCTTTCATCCCGACACCGGACGTGGAGCAAGTGCAAGCGCACGTTCGCGGCCTCATCGCGGACGGCCAGCCGCGCCGCTGGAACGGCCGCGTGCGAACCGTAAGCGGCGATATCCGCTGGATCGCATGGACGCTCAAGCTCCTCCCCGAAGCCAGCCGGTTTCTCGCGATCGGCCACGACATCACGGAGTTCCACGACACCGCCGACGAATCCGCACAACGGAACGCGGATCTATTCGACGCCCTGGCGGCGGCGCGTTCGGCGATGGAAGAGAAGAGCCGGTTTCTCGCCACCACCGGCCACGAGATCCGTACGCCGCTCCACGGCATTCTCGGAATGACCGAGTTGCTGCTTACCACCCGGCTTACGCCAGAGCAGCGCGGCTACGCGCAGACCGTCCGCGATTCATCGGAGTCTCTCATGGGGCTGCTGAACGACCTCCTCGAGTACTCGAGGATCGAAGCGCGCGGCATCGAAATCCACAACGCACCTTACAACCCGCGCGATCTGGTGCACGCGGTCGTTCAGTTAATGACACCCAAAGCGGCGGAGAAGGGCTTGCGGATTGAATCGGAATTCGCACCCGGGCTCTCCGGTTTGGCGGCGGGAGATTCCGGCCGCGTCCGGCAGGTGCTCACGAATCTGGTGAGCAACGCGGTTCGCTTCACGGACCGGGGCTCCATTCGGATCGTCGCCGCGCCCGGCGCGGCCCCCGGCTGGCTCTTGATGAAGGTCATCGACACGGGCATCGGAATCGCGCAAGGCGACCAGGATCGGATTTTCGATCCGTTCCTTCAGTTGCCCGGCGCCCATCGCAAGGGCGGTAGCGGTCTGGGGTTATCGATTTCAAAACAATTGGTGGAAGCGATGGGAGGTAAGATTTCCGTGGAAAGCACGCGGAACGCGGGTTCGACGTTCTGGTTCGAGATTCCGCTGGCGGCGCGACGTTCCGGCTCCGACGGCGACGGAGAAGCAGCCAGGAGGCGGGTGCTGGTTGTGGAAGACAACCTGGTCAACCAGACTCTGACACGCCGGCTGCTCGAGAAGAACGGGTATCGGGTCGACGTTTGCGAAAACGGCGTGGAAGCGCTGGCGGCTACATCGAACACGAACTACGACCTGATTCTCATGGATCTCCAGATGCCCGAAATGGACGGGCTCACGGCCACCGAGGCGATCCGCGGCTGCGAAGAGGCCGGTCCGCGCAGAACGCCGATCGTCGCCCTCACCGCCAGCGTGATGCCGAACGACGTGGAGCGGTGCCGGGCCGCCGGCATGGACGACTACCTCAGCAAGCCGTTCACGCCCGAGGCGCTTCGGGCCAAAGTGGAACGTTGGACGCGCCAGCACGAACCTGCGATCAGCGGGGTGTGA
- the thrC gene encoding threonine synthase — MSPSLVCFEGRCRKRFPIAEVIYNCPACGGLLEAVYDFSSLNPDSLRRQWLERRMSNAPADQSGVWRYREIIPFTDPSHIVTLREGDTPLLDAPRAAGYGGLRRLTVKHQGYNPTGSFKDNGMTCGAAQALALGMRRVACVSTGNTSASMAAYAAAAGLDPIIFLPQGNISFGKLAQALEYGAMTIQVEANFDQILKLVRQLAEKLGIYLLNSINPFRIEGQKTIIVEMMDQRDWRPPDWIVVPGGNLGNVSAFGKALLELRQIGLIDRLPRLAVIQAAGAAPFVDYLNAHRNTLVPVTNPETLATAIRIGDPVSWPKAAQAIRESGGLVESVTEAEIADAKAVIGRCGIGCEPASAATLAGIRKLVADGRMAAEADVVAVLTGNVLKDPDYIFKYHTGKLADTTGEPIRGAFGNAPVVLPADPEAITLHLEGNSRH, encoded by the coding sequence ATGTCGCCATCCCTGGTTTGCTTCGAAGGGCGCTGCCGCAAGCGTTTTCCCATCGCCGAAGTCATCTACAATTGCCCCGCCTGTGGCGGGCTGCTCGAAGCCGTCTACGACTTCAGCTCGCTGAACCCGGACTCGCTCCGCCGGCAGTGGCTTGAACGGCGGATGAGCAACGCGCCCGCCGATCAAAGCGGAGTCTGGCGCTATCGTGAAATCATCCCGTTCACCGACCCCAGCCACATCGTGACGCTCCGCGAGGGCGATACGCCGCTGCTCGACGCTCCCCGCGCCGCCGGGTACGGAGGGCTCCGTCGCCTTACCGTCAAACACCAGGGATACAACCCCACCGGGTCGTTCAAGGACAATGGCATGACTTGCGGCGCGGCCCAGGCCCTCGCGCTCGGGATGAGACGCGTCGCCTGCGTGTCAACCGGCAACACTTCGGCCTCAATGGCGGCTTACGCCGCCGCGGCCGGGCTCGACCCGATCATCTTTCTGCCGCAGGGCAACATCAGTTTCGGCAAGCTTGCCCAGGCGCTCGAGTACGGCGCGATGACGATCCAGGTGGAGGCGAATTTCGACCAAATTCTTAAATTAGTTCGCCAGCTCGCGGAAAAACTCGGGATTTATCTCCTGAATTCAATCAACCCGTTTCGGATCGAAGGACAGAAGACGATCATCGTCGAAATGATGGACCAGCGCGACTGGCGGCCGCCGGACTGGATCGTCGTTCCAGGCGGCAACCTCGGGAACGTATCCGCGTTCGGGAAGGCGCTGCTCGAGCTTCGCCAGATTGGCCTCATTGACCGGCTTCCGCGGCTGGCCGTGATCCAGGCCGCCGGCGCGGCGCCGTTCGTCGACTATCTCAACGCACACCGCAACACCTTGGTCCCTGTCACCAACCCGGAGACTCTCGCCACCGCCATTCGGATCGGCGATCCGGTCTCCTGGCCGAAGGCGGCGCAGGCTATCCGCGAAAGCGGGGGATTGGTGGAATCGGTCACGGAAGCCGAAATCGCCGATGCGAAAGCGGTCATCGGACGGTGCGGCATCGGGTGCGAGCCAGCCTCGGCGGCCACTCTCGCGGGAATCCGCAAACTTGTTGCGGATGGCCGGATGGCCGCAGAGGCCGACGTCGTCGCCGTGTTGACAGGAAACGTCTTAAAGGATCCTGACTACATTTTCAAGTATCACACCGGCAAGCTTGCCGATACAACGGGGGAGCCAATCCGGGGTGCGTTCGGCAACGCGCCGGTTGTGCTGCCGGCGGATCCGGAAGCGATTACCCTCCATCTAGAGGGGAACTCCCGCCATTAG
- a CDS encoding GMC family oxidoreductase, with the protein MFQVQTRPETFDAIVVGSGATGGWAAKELTAAGMRVALLEAGQKITPKDFTEHMQSWQLPYLGMNQAKILADRPIQGRCYACSEYNYKWFVNDRENPYIEEKPFWWIRQRVLGGRSLSWGRQSYRMGDIDLKAASHDGYGDDWPISYADLAPYYEKVEKYVGISGQSEGLDQLPDSVFLPAMEMTCAEEMFKSRVKSKFGRVVTMGRTAILTKAHNGRAACHYCGPCERGCVTNSYFASPGTTIADALKTGRLTLLTDAVAGRVTMRDGKASGIEYVDRLSRQVRQARAKVIVLCASTLESTRLLLNSGIANSSGVLGSYLMDHIYQGGARGEMTMVETKPWAGMPRRPNGIYVPRFRNVKEKMTNGFIRGYGYQGGGTTSFDFGAPGYGKSYKEAVRNGRTFMGISLWGECLARKENRVEIDKNKVDAWGIPVLKINMEWGDNEKKLWHDGRAQAAEMLEAAGAKNVEMTGQFSVPGFCIHEVGTARMGNDPKTSVLNKYCQAHDVENVFVTDGAAWVSIGCANPTLTMMALTVRACDYIVNEYAKRA; encoded by the coding sequence ATGTTTCAAGTACAAACACGACCGGAAACGTTTGACGCCATCGTCGTCGGCAGCGGCGCCACCGGGGGCTGGGCGGCCAAGGAATTGACCGCGGCGGGCATGCGGGTGGCCTTGCTCGAGGCCGGACAGAAGATCACCCCGAAAGACTTCACCGAGCACATGCAGAGCTGGCAGTTGCCCTATCTTGGGATGAACCAGGCCAAGATCCTGGCGGATCGGCCGATACAGGGCCGCTGCTATGCCTGCAGCGAGTACAACTACAAGTGGTTTGTGAATGACCGCGAGAATCCCTACATTGAGGAGAAGCCGTTCTGGTGGATCCGGCAGCGCGTGCTGGGCGGGAGGTCTCTGAGCTGGGGCCGGCAGAGCTACCGGATGGGGGACATCGACCTGAAAGCGGCGTCGCACGACGGATATGGCGACGATTGGCCGATTTCCTACGCCGACCTGGCGCCCTACTACGAGAAGGTCGAAAAGTACGTCGGCATCAGCGGCCAATCCGAGGGGCTCGACCAGCTGCCCGACAGCGTCTTCCTCCCGGCGATGGAGATGACCTGCGCCGAGGAGATGTTCAAGAGCCGGGTGAAGTCGAAGTTCGGCCGCGTGGTGACGATGGGCCGGACGGCGATCCTCACGAAAGCGCACAACGGCCGCGCCGCCTGCCACTACTGCGGCCCCTGCGAACGCGGCTGCGTGACCAATTCCTACTTCGCGAGCCCCGGGACGACCATCGCGGACGCGCTCAAGACCGGGCGCCTGACGCTGCTCACAGACGCCGTGGCCGGGAGGGTGACTATGCGCGACGGGAAGGCTTCGGGCATCGAATATGTGGACCGCCTGTCGCGCCAGGTGCGCCAGGCGCGCGCCAAGGTGATCGTGCTTTGCGCCTCGACGCTAGAATCGACGCGGCTGCTGTTGAACTCCGGGATCGCCAACTCGAGCGGCGTGCTCGGCAGCTACCTCATGGATCACATCTACCAGGGCGGCGCTCGCGGCGAGATGACCATGGTGGAAACCAAGCCGTGGGCCGGGATGCCGCGCCGCCCCAACGGGATCTACGTGCCCCGCTTTCGCAACGTGAAGGAGAAGATGACCAACGGGTTCATCCGCGGCTACGGCTATCAGGGCGGGGGAACCACGTCGTTCGACTTCGGCGCGCCGGGCTACGGGAAGTCGTACAAGGAGGCCGTGCGCAACGGGCGGACGTTCATGGGAATCAGCCTCTGGGGCGAGTGCCTGGCGCGAAAGGAAAACCGCGTCGAGATCGACAAGAACAAAGTGGACGCGTGGGGCATTCCTGTGTTGAAGATCAACATGGAGTGGGGCGACAACGAGAAGAAGCTGTGGCACGACGGTCGGGCGCAGGCGGCCGAGATGCTGGAGGCGGCCGGAGCGAAAAACGTCGAGATGACGGGGCAGTTTTCGGTGCCTGGATTCTGCATCCACGAGGTGGGTACGGCGCGCATGGGGAACGATCCGAAAACGAGCGTGTTGAACAAGTATTGTCAGGCTCACGACGTGGAGAACGTGTTCGTCACCGACGGTGCGGCGTGGGTTTCGATCGGCTGCGCGAATCCGACGCTGACAATGATGGCGCTGACCGTTCGGGCCTGCGACTACATCGTGAACGAGTACGCCAAGCGCGCCTAG
- a CDS encoding SRPBCC domain-containing protein: MSKIHAIALHRFAAPPEAVYDAWLVPTAIRTWMQVALRATGLAGDIQRVEVDAVAGGGFFFSDRRGEVEARHWGKYLELDRPRRIVFTWITEESEEADPSVVTLTIEPDGDGCVATIDHEMDDAWLEYKERVEQGWGRMLRAIASAGPSAESRYRATDGDERT, translated from the coding sequence ATGAGCAAGATCCACGCGATCGCGCTTCATCGCTTTGCTGCGCCGCCGGAAGCGGTATACGACGCGTGGCTCGTTCCTACGGCGATCCGGACATGGATGCAGGTGGCGCTGCGGGCGACGGGGCTGGCCGGCGATATCCAGCGCGTGGAGGTGGACGCCGTCGCGGGCGGGGGGTTCTTTTTCTCGGACCGGCGGGGCGAAGTGGAGGCGCGCCACTGGGGTAAATACCTGGAGCTCGATCGCCCGCGGCGGATCGTTTTCACCTGGATTACCGAGGAGAGCGAAGAGGCCGACCCGTCGGTGGTGACGCTGACGATCGAGCCGGACGGGGACGGATGCGTGGCGACGATCGATCATGAGATGGACGATGCCTGGCTGGAGTACAAGGAACGGGTGGAGCAGGGCTGGGGAAGGATGCTGCGGGCGATTGCCTCGGCGGGCCCTTCGGCGGAGAGCCGGTATCGCGCCACTGATGGTGACGAGAGGACTTGA
- a CDS encoding metalloregulator ArsR/SmtB family transcription factor encodes MDATFAALADPVRRSILTRLSRSGEVRVTDLAKPYPISLNSVSKHIQQLERARLVERRRVGREYRIRFRPEPLTAAQAWIAEQRSFWAGALAGLDEAIAKSRGGGA; translated from the coding sequence ATGGATGCGACCTTCGCCGCGCTTGCCGACCCGGTGCGCCGGTCCATCCTGACCCGCCTATCTCGATCGGGCGAAGTACGTGTCACTGACCTGGCAAAACCGTACCCGATCTCGCTCAATTCGGTCTCCAAGCACATTCAGCAGTTGGAACGGGCGCGGCTCGTGGAGCGGCGGCGGGTGGGCCGTGAGTACCGGATCCGATTTCGGCCGGAACCTCTGACCGCGGCGCAGGCATGGATTGCGGAGCAGCGATCGTTCTGGGCGGGCGCGTTGGCAGGGCTGGACGAGGCGATCGCAAAATCGCGAGGGGGTGGGGCATGA